Proteins from a genomic interval of Paenibacillus sp. RC334:
- a CDS encoding SDR family oxidoreductase: MSNIEGKVVIITGASSGIGEATAKELASKGAKLVLAARREDRLKILQNEIQKNGGKAIYKVTDVASQEHMEELAKYTLQEFGKIDVMINNAGVMPLSAISEIKISEWDKMVDVNIKGVLYGIAAVLPSMRERKEGHIINVSSIAGHLVFPASSVYSGTKFAVRSITEGLRREECINNIRTTIVSPGSIDTELTAAISNSELKTAINENMKIAIEPSNIARAIAFAIEQPADVAINEMIIRPTIQEL; the protein is encoded by the coding sequence ATGTCGAATATTGAAGGTAAGGTTGTAATTATTACAGGTGCCTCTAGTGGGATTGGAGAAGCTACTGCCAAAGAACTCGCATCCAAAGGTGCGAAATTGGTACTAGCCGCACGTCGTGAAGATCGTTTGAAAATTCTACAGAATGAGATTCAAAAAAATGGTGGAAAAGCGATCTATAAAGTTACAGATGTCGCTTCCCAAGAACATATGGAAGAGCTGGCTAAATATACGCTCCAAGAATTTGGGAAAATTGATGTGATGATCAACAATGCAGGAGTAATGCCCTTATCCGCAATCTCTGAGATCAAGATCAGTGAATGGGACAAAATGGTTGATGTTAACATCAAAGGTGTTCTTTATGGTATTGCTGCTGTTCTTCCGTCCATGAGAGAAAGAAAAGAAGGGCATATCATTAACGTTTCCTCCATAGCTGGTCATTTAGTATTCCCTGCTAGTTCAGTTTATAGTGGTACAAAGTTTGCTGTGCGTTCCATTACAGAAGGCCTTCGTAGAGAAGAGTGTATCAACAATATTCGAACGACTATTGTCTCGCCAGGATCGATTGATACAGAATTAACAGCAGCAATTTCAAACTCAGAGTTAAAAACTGCAATTAATGAGAATATGAAAATTGCTATCGAGCCTTCTAACATTGCTCGTGCCATAGCATTTGCAATTGAGCAGCCAGCCGATGTAGCAATTAATGAGATGATTATTCGTCCAACAATTCAAGAACTATAA